The following proteins are co-located in the Echinicola sp. 20G genome:
- the htpG gene encoding molecular chaperone HtpG, translated as MQEKGTISIHTENIFPIIKKFLYSDNEIFLRELVSNAVDATQKIKRLAQLGQYSGELGDITVEVSFDKEKKTITISDKGLGMTAEEIKKYINQIAFSGATEFVEKFKDAKDANEIIGKFGLGFYSAFMVAHRVDIHSLSYQEGAEPAKWTCDGSTSFEISAGDRTERGTEITLHINEESEEFLDKWKLQEILDKYCKFLPVPIKFETKTESVEDGKDDEGKTKYKSVEVDNIINTTEPIWTKSPSDLKDEDYLSFYKELYPMSEDPLFWIHLNVDYPFNLTGVLYFPKVKNEFELQRNKIKLFSRQVFITDEVKDIVPEFLMLLHGVIDSPDIPLNVSRSFLQADGNVKKINSYITKKVADKLAELFKKDRTSYESKWSDIGLFVKYGMISEDKFYEKGKDFALLTNTKGEHFTIAEYQEKVKANQTDKDGQAIILYSTDAEKQDAFIQSADKKDYDVLVLDSPIDSHFINNLEQKLEKTSLKRVDADVVDKLIKKDDATANVLTEDQSKSVKEIFEKAIGNPSYAVEVEGLSPEELPVTITMEEFMRRMKDMAQTGGGMGFYGAMPDSYKVAINGNHKVIDKILKAEGKEEQSKLAKQAFDLAMLSQGMLSGKDLTEFVKRSVDMI; from the coding sequence ATGCAGGAGAAAGGCACAATCTCGATCCATACCGAGAACATATTTCCGATCATTAAGAAGTTTCTGTACTCAGATAATGAGATTTTTTTGAGAGAGTTGGTATCCAATGCAGTGGATGCTACACAGAAGATCAAAAGATTGGCGCAGCTTGGACAGTATTCCGGAGAGCTGGGAGATATTACCGTAGAGGTTAGCTTTGATAAGGAGAAGAAGACCATTACTATTTCCGACAAAGGTTTAGGGATGACCGCTGAGGAGATTAAGAAATACATTAATCAGATTGCATTTTCTGGTGCGACTGAATTTGTGGAGAAATTCAAGGATGCCAAAGATGCCAATGAGATCATTGGTAAATTTGGACTGGGCTTTTACTCCGCCTTTATGGTGGCTCATCGAGTGGATATTCACTCTTTGTCTTATCAAGAAGGTGCTGAGCCTGCCAAATGGACATGTGATGGAAGTACCTCGTTTGAAATTTCTGCAGGGGACAGAACAGAAAGAGGTACAGAGATAACGCTCCACATCAATGAGGAGTCTGAGGAATTTTTGGACAAATGGAAGCTACAGGAAATCCTCGACAAGTATTGTAAGTTTTTGCCAGTTCCTATCAAGTTTGAGACCAAGACGGAAAGTGTAGAAGATGGCAAAGATGATGAAGGTAAGACTAAGTACAAGTCAGTGGAGGTTGATAATATTATCAATACCACTGAGCCTATTTGGACCAAGTCCCCAAGTGATTTAAAAGATGAGGATTACTTGTCCTTTTATAAGGAACTTTATCCAATGAGTGAAGATCCACTTTTCTGGATTCACCTAAATGTGGATTATCCATTTAACCTGACAGGGGTCCTTTATTTTCCTAAGGTCAAGAATGAATTTGAGTTGCAGAGGAACAAGATCAAGCTATTCTCTCGTCAGGTATTCATTACTGACGAAGTAAAGGATATTGTGCCTGAATTTTTAATGTTGTTACATGGGGTTATTGATTCTCCAGATATTCCATTGAACGTATCCAGAAGCTTTTTGCAAGCGGATGGTAATGTGAAGAAAATCAATAGCTACATCACCAAAAAAGTGGCAGACAAGCTGGCTGAACTGTTTAAGAAAGACAGAACATCTTATGAATCCAAATGGAGTGATATCGGGCTATTTGTTAAATATGGGATGATCAGTGAGGATAAGTTCTATGAAAAAGGAAAAGACTTTGCTTTACTGACGAACACCAAAGGAGAGCATTTTACTATTGCTGAATACCAGGAGAAGGTAAAAGCCAATCAAACCGATAAGGATGGCCAGGCCATTATCTTGTACAGCACAGATGCTGAGAAGCAGGATGCCTTTATTCAGTCAGCTGACAAGAAGGATTATGATGTTTTGGTGTTGGATTCGCCTATTGATAGTCACTTTATCAATAATCTGGAACAAAAGCTAGAGAAGACATCCTTGAAGCGTGTGGATGCTGATGTAGTGGATAAGTTGATTAAAAAAGATGATGCCACTGCGAATGTCCTTACCGAAGACCAAAGTAAATCGGTCAAGGAAATCTTTGAAAAGGCAATAGGCAATCCAAGCTATGCGGTTGAAGTGGAAGGCTTAAGCCCAGAAGAACTTCCCGTAACGATTACCATGGAAGAGTTTATGAGAAGGATGAAGGATATGGCTCAAACTGGAGGAGGAATGGGCTTCTATGGTGCGATGCCTGATAGCTATAAAGTGGCCATCAATGGAAACCATAAGGTGATTGATAAAATCCTTAAGGCTGAAGGTAAAGAGGAGCAGTCAAAATTGGCCAAGCAAGCCTTTGACCTGGCCATGCTTTCTCAAGGTATGCTTTCTGGAAAAGATCTTACAGAGTTTGTAAAAAGAAGTGTAGATATGATTTAG
- a CDS encoding Rrf2 family transcriptional regulator → MLSKKTKYAFHALTYLGKHKDEGSVLIQDIATEHGISHKFLENILLELKKAGFLGSKKGKGGGYYLIKEPKEIPLSRIIRLLDGPIALLPCVSLNYYEACEECKDQVKCGLNKVMIQVRDETLNILENKTLADILDKE, encoded by the coding sequence ATGTTATCCAAAAAAACCAAATATGCTTTCCATGCTTTGACCTATCTTGGTAAGCATAAAGATGAAGGGTCTGTGCTGATCCAGGACATAGCTACTGAGCACGGTATTTCGCATAAGTTTCTAGAAAATATCTTGCTTGAATTGAAAAAGGCAGGCTTTCTAGGGAGCAAAAAAGGAAAAGGTGGTGGATACTATCTTATCAAAGAGCCAAAGGAAATCCCTTTGTCCAGAATTATTAGGCTTTTGGATGGGCCTATAGCTTTGCTCCCATGTGTAAGTTTAAACTACTACGAAGCATGCGAGGAATGTAAAGATCAAGTGAAATGTGGATTAAATAAAGTCATGATACAAGTACGTGATGAGACACTTAACATATTGGAAAACAAGACATTGGCTGATATTTTAGATAAGGAGTAA
- a CDS encoding DUF2061 domain-containing protein yields the protein MIFDQPIKKWFVDEKGKDSNIKSVMKSISWRLVGTIDTMVISYLITGQIKTALSIGSIEVVSKMILYYFHERAWAKISER from the coding sequence ATGATTTTTGATCAACCTATCAAAAAATGGTTTGTAGATGAAAAGGGAAAGGATAGCAACATTAAGAGTGTGATGAAATCTATTTCCTGGAGATTGGTGGGAACCATTGACACCATGGTTATTTCATATTTAATAACCGGTCAAATTAAAACAGCCCTGTCAATTGGCTCAATTGAAGTAGTGAGCAAAATGATTCTTTATTATTTTCACGAAAGAGCTTGGGCTAAAATCTCAGAAAGATAA
- a CDS encoding phosphoadenylyl-sulfate reductase — MKKNLLKDLSIRVDNLPIADAIAQLCELFPGKVVFSTSLGQEDQVITEIISKNNLPVKIFTLDTGRLFYETYELLSKTESKYNIKIKTYYPNTGSVEKLVSDIGINGFYESPENRKSCCYIRKVEPLKRALAGNSIWITGLRSEQSENRSEMRKLEWDQGNQIMKFNPLLYWNMDEMLQYISDNKIPYNPLHDKGYISIGCAPCTRAIEPGEDPRAGRWWWESSKKECGLHIK, encoded by the coding sequence ATGAAGAAGAACTTATTAAAAGACTTGTCCATTCGCGTTGATAACCTTCCCATTGCAGATGCTATTGCTCAGCTTTGTGAATTGTTCCCAGGTAAAGTGGTTTTTTCCACTTCTCTTGGACAGGAAGATCAGGTCATTACTGAAATTATCTCAAAAAATAATCTGCCAGTAAAGATATTTACTTTGGATACCGGAAGACTATTTTATGAGACTTATGAGCTTCTTTCAAAAACTGAAAGTAAATATAATATCAAGATCAAGACTTATTACCCCAATACTGGTTCAGTGGAAAAACTGGTGAGTGATATAGGGATCAACGGTTTTTATGAGTCTCCTGAAAACCGCAAAAGTTGTTGTTATATCCGAAAAGTGGAGCCTTTAAAAAGGGCCTTGGCTGGAAATAGCATCTGGATTACTGGCCTTAGGTCCGAACAAAGTGAGAATAGAAGTGAGATGAGGAAGCTCGAATGGGATCAAGGCAACCAAATCATGAAATTCAATCCACTATTGTATTGGAATATGGATGAAATGCTACAATACATCAGTGACAATAAAATACCCTATAACCCACTTCATGACAAGGGCTATATCAGCATTGGCTGTGCCCCTTGTACCCGGGCGATTGAGCCTGGAGAAGACCCACGAGCCGGCAGATGGTGGTGGGAAAGTTCGAAAAAAGAATGTGGTTTACATATAAAATAG
- the cysD gene encoding sulfate adenylyltransferase subunit CysD, which yields MKNIFVPNPKEAESIQIIREVAAQFERPVLLFSGGKDSITLVRLAQKAFYPAKIPFPLLHVDTGHNFPETIQFRDQLVAELGLELIVRNVQDAIDQGKVQEEKGRYSSRNSLQTTTLLDAIEEFKFDACIGGARRDEEKARAKERVFSVRDDFGQWDEKNQRPELFDMLNGKVHQGQNVRAFPISNWTELDVWEYIKTENIQIPSIYFAHRRETFVRDGMIWTASEHVYREEHEEVEERMVRFRTVGDMTCTAAVLSEAETLEEVVDEIRASTISERGARIDDKRSEAAMESRKKVGYF from the coding sequence ATGAAGAATATATTTGTTCCAAATCCTAAAGAAGCCGAATCCATCCAGATTATCAGAGAAGTGGCAGCACAGTTTGAAAGACCTGTATTATTATTTTCTGGAGGAAAGGACTCGATCACCTTGGTGAGATTGGCTCAAAAAGCTTTTTATCCCGCAAAAATCCCTTTCCCTTTGTTGCATGTGGATACGGGACATAACTTCCCTGAAACCATCCAATTCAGAGACCAATTGGTAGCGGAATTGGGGCTAGAATTGATCGTTAGGAATGTGCAGGATGCCATTGATCAAGGAAAAGTACAGGAAGAGAAAGGTCGTTATTCCAGTAGAAATTCACTTCAGACTACCACGTTGTTGGATGCTATTGAAGAGTTCAAATTTGATGCCTGTATCGGTGGGGCAAGAAGAGATGAGGAAAAGGCAAGGGCCAAAGAGCGCGTTTTTTCCGTTCGAGATGATTTTGGGCAGTGGGATGAGAAAAACCAAAGGCCAGAGCTTTTTGACATGTTAAACGGAAAAGTTCATCAGGGGCAAAATGTAAGGGCTTTCCCTATTTCCAACTGGACTGAACTGGATGTTTGGGAATATATTAAGACAGAAAATATCCAAATTCCTTCCATCTATTTTGCACATAGGAGAGAGACTTTTGTGAGAGATGGCATGATTTGGACAGCGTCTGAACATGTTTATCGTGAGGAGCATGAAGAGGTGGAAGAAAGAATGGTTCGATTTAGAACCGTAGGAGATATGACCTGTACTGCTGCTGTATTGTCAGAAGCGGAAACCTTGGAAGAAGTTGTGGATGAAATCAGGGCCAGTACGATCTCTGAACGTGGAGCAAGAATTGATGATAAACGCTCTGAAGCAGCCATGGAAAGCAGGAAAAAAGTAGGTTATTTTTAG
- a CDS encoding sulfate adenylyltransferase subunit 1 — MSTENRKLINIATAGSVDDGKSTLIGRLLYDTKSLTTDKLEAIERNSKQKGFDYLDFSLATDGLVAEREQGITIDVAHIYFNTQKTNYIIADTPGHVEYTRNMVTGASTSQVAIILIDARKGVIEQTYRHFFINNLLRVGHVIVAINKMDLVDFDQQVFEEIKADFEGLIEKSDYNDDQVTFIPVSALHGDNIATGSDKMDWYQGPSLLDYLEDLEIDELEDHSAARFSVQYVVRPKTDSHHDFRGFAGKLYGGNIAVGDEVTVLPTFTTTKVKAIHFFDQEFDEAVPGSSITITLEDEVNVSRGDMLVKSSELPKSEKQLSATICQVNSKPLRIGAKYILQHGVNQVLAKVDSIEGLVHTDFSGGETADQLKLNDIGKVNFRLSKPIHFDPYKESKSNGSFILIDEGSYDTTSVGFIQ, encoded by the coding sequence ATGAGTACTGAAAATAGAAAACTGATTAATATAGCGACGGCCGGTAGTGTAGATGATGGAAAGAGCACACTTATCGGTCGATTGCTTTATGATACCAAATCCTTGACAACCGATAAACTGGAAGCCATTGAGCGGAACAGTAAGCAAAAAGGATTTGATTACCTTGATTTTTCCTTGGCTACTGATGGATTGGTGGCTGAGAGGGAGCAAGGCATTACCATTGATGTAGCACATATTTACTTCAATACACAAAAGACAAATTACATTATCGCGGATACCCCAGGTCACGTGGAGTATACCAGAAATATGGTTACGGGAGCCTCTACTTCTCAAGTGGCTATAATTCTGATTGATGCCAGAAAAGGGGTGATAGAGCAAACTTACCGTCACTTTTTTATCAATAATTTACTTCGGGTAGGCCATGTCATTGTGGCAATCAACAAAATGGATTTGGTGGACTTTGACCAACAGGTTTTTGAAGAGATCAAAGCGGATTTTGAAGGGCTGATAGAAAAGAGTGATTACAATGATGACCAGGTGACATTTATCCCGGTAAGTGCGCTTCATGGAGATAATATCGCTACCGGATCAGATAAAATGGATTGGTATCAAGGCCCATCCTTGTTGGATTATCTGGAAGATTTAGAGATTGACGAGCTAGAAGACCACAGTGCGGCGCGTTTTTCCGTACAATATGTAGTAAGGCCAAAGACAGACTCCCATCATGATTTCAGAGGATTTGCGGGTAAGCTTTATGGAGGAAACATAGCTGTAGGAGATGAAGTAACTGTTTTGCCAACGTTTACCACGACTAAAGTCAAAGCCATTCATTTCTTTGATCAGGAGTTTGATGAAGCCGTACCTGGAAGCTCCATTACGATTACTTTGGAAGACGAAGTAAATGTAAGCAGAGGGGACATGTTGGTAAAATCCAGCGAACTTCCAAAATCTGAAAAGCAGTTGTCAGCAACCATTTGTCAGGTGAATAGCAAACCATTAAGAATTGGTGCAAAATATATTCTTCAACATGGTGTGAACCAAGTTTTAGCCAAAGTGGACAGCATAGAGGGCTTGGTACACACAGATTTCTCCGGGGGGGAAACAGCAGATCAGTTGAAGTTAAATGATATCGGTAAAGTGAATTTTAGGTTGAGTAAGCCTATTCACTTTGACCCTTACAAAGAAAGCAAGTCTAACGGAAGCTTTATTTTGATCGATGAAGGTTCCTATGATACGACCAGTGTAGGGTTCATTCAGTAG